One part of the Raphanus sativus cultivar WK10039 chromosome 7, ASM80110v3, whole genome shotgun sequence genome encodes these proteins:
- the LOC108833953 gene encoding uncharacterized protein LOC108833953, whose product MEGKEEPCVYRNPDAPVEARVQDLLSRMTLAEKIGQMTQIERAVTTHTVITNSFIGSVLNGGGSWPFEDARPSDWADMIDGYQNAALASRLGIPIIYGIDAVHGNNNVYGATIFPHNIGLGATRDADLIRRIGAATALEVRAMGAHWAFAPCVAAMRDPRWGRSYESYSEDADTICDLTTLVSGLQGEPPKEHPNGYPFLAGRNNVVACAKHFVGDGGTENGTNEGNTIVSFEELERVHLPPYLNCLAQGVSTVMASYSSWNESKLHSDYFLLTELLKQKLGFKGFVISDWEALDRLSEPFGSNYRHCVKISINAGIDMVMVPFKYEQFIHDLTDLVQSGEVSMARIDDAVERILRVKFVAGLFEHPLTDRSLLGTVGCKEHRKLGREAVRKSLVLLKNGKHVDKPFLPLDRNAKRILVTGTHADDLGYQCGGWTKAHSGLSGRITIGTTLLDAIKAIVGDQTDVIYEKNPSEESLASSEAFSYAIVAVGESPYAETMGDNSELTIPFNGSDIVTTVAERVPTLMILFSGRPMVLEPTVLGKTEAVVSAWLPGSEGQGMADVIFGDYDFEGKLPVSWFKRVEQLPVNADSDLYDPLFPLGFGLISSGNSNHL is encoded by the exons atGGAAGGAAAAGAGGAACCATGCGTTTACAGAAACCCAGACGCGCCAGTGGAGGCGCGTGTTCAAGACCTTCTCTCTCGAATGACTTTGGCGGAGAAGATCGGTCAGATGACTCAGATCGAACGCGCCGTAACTACTCATACCGTCATCACAAATTCCTTCATCG GTAGTGTACTGAACGGGGGAGGAAGTTGGCCGTTCGAGGACGCTAGGCCATCGGACTGGGCTGATATGATCGACGGTTACCAAAACGCAGCGTTGGCATCACGTTTGGGAATACCGATAATATACGGCATCGATGCCGTCCACGGCAACAACAACGTTTACGGAGCCACCATCTTCCCCCACAACATTGGCCTAGGAGCCACCAG AGACGCAGATTTGATCAGAAGAATTGGGGCTGCAACAGCACTAGAAGTAAGAGCCATGGGTGCTCACTGGGCGTTTGCTCCTTGCGTAGcc GCTATGAGAGATCCAAGATGGGGGAGATCCTATGAGTCTTACAGTGAAGATGCTGACACTATATGTGATCTGACAACGCTTGTCTCGGGCCTTCAAGGAGAGCCACCTAAAGAACACCCTAATGGTTACCCTTTTCTTGCGGGAAG AAACAATGTGGTTGCTTGTGCAAAACACTTCGTTGGAGATGGTGGTACCGAAAATGGCACAAACGAGGGGAACACTATCGTGTCATTCGAAGAATTGGAGAGAGTGCATCTACCTCCGTATCTAAACTGTCTTGCTCAGGGAGTTTCAACTGTTATGGCATCTTACTCCAGCTGGAATGAAAGTAAACTCCACTCTGACTATTTCCTCTTGACAGAGCTTCTCAAACAGAAACTAGGTTTCAAG GGATTTGTCATTTCAGACTGGGAAGCTTTGGACCGGCTTAGCGAGCCATTTGGTTCAAATTACCGCCACTGCGTCAAGATCTCAATTAATGCTGGAATAGACATG GTGATGGTGCCTTTCAAGTACGAACAGTTCATACATGACCTAACAGATCTGGTGCAGTCAGGGGAAGTTTCCATGGCTCGGATTGATGATGCTGTTGAAAGAATACTCAGAGTGAAGTTTGTAGCTGGTCTTTTCGAACATCCTCTCACGGACCGATCTTTATTGGGTACTGTTGGCTGCAAG GAACATAGAAAATTGGGCCGTGAAGCCGTTAGAAAGTCTTTAGTTCTCCTAAAGAACGGCAAACATGTTGATAAACCGTTTCTGCCATTAGATCGCAATGCCAAAAGAATTTTAGTCACTGGAACACATGCAGACGATCTTGGCTACCAGTGCGGGGGATGGACAAAGGCACATTCTGGTCTAAGCGGAAGGATAACGATTG GCACAACGCTTTTGGATGCCATCAAAGCAATAGTTGGAGACCAAACAGATGTAATATATGAGAAAAATCCTTCGGAGGAATCTTTAGCCTCGAGCGAAGCCTTCTCTTATGCAATTGTTGCGGTTGGGGAATCGCCATATGCAGAGACTATGGGGGATAATTCAGAACTCACAATACCTTTCAACGGGAGTGATATTGTAACTACAGTTGCAGAGAGAGTCCCAACTCTAATGATCTTGTTCTCAGGACGGCCTATGGTTCTTGAGCCGACGGTTCTTGGAAAGACGGAGGCTGTAGTCTCTGCTTGGCTTCCTGGAAGCGAAGGGCAAGGAATGGCTGATGTCATATTTGGAGATTATGACTTTGAGGGAAAGTTACCAGTGAGCTGGTTCAAACGCGTTGAACAGTTGCCCGTAAACGCTGATTCTGATTTGTATGACCCGTTGTTCCCTCTTGGTTTCGGTCTCATTTCCAGCGGTAATTCAAACCATCTTTAA
- the LOC108835220 gene encoding uncharacterized protein LOC108835220, protein MERKEEACVYRNQDAPVEARVQDLLSRMTLAEKIGQMTQIERAVTTHTVITNSFIGSVLNGGGSWPFEDARPSDWADMIDGYQNAALASRLGIPIIYGIDAVHGNNNVYGATIFPHNIGLGATRDADLIRRIGAATALEVRAMGAHWAFAPCVAAMRDPRWGRSYESYSEDADTICDLTTLVSGLQGEPPKEHPNGYPFLAGRNNVVACAKHFVGDGGTENGTNEGNTIVSFEELERVHLPPYLNCLAQGVSTVMASYSSWNESKLHSDYFLLTELLKQKLGFKGFVISDWEALDRLSEPFGSNYRHCVKISINAGIDMVMVPFKYEQFIHDLTDLVQSGEVSMARIDDAVERILRVKFVAGLFEHPLTDRSLLGTVGCKEHRKLGREAVRKSLVLLKNGKHVDKPFLPLDRNAKRILVTGTHADDLGYQCGGWTKAHSGLSGRITIGTTLLDAIKAIVGDQTDVIYEKNPSEESLASSEAFSYAIVAVGESPYAETMGDNSELTIPFNGSDIVTTVAERVPTLMILFSGRPMVLEPTVLGKTEAVVSAWLPGSEGQGMADVIFGDYDFEGKLPVSWFKRVEQLPVNADSDLYDPLFPLGFGLISSGNSNHL, encoded by the exons atggaaagaaaagaagaagcatGCGTTTACAGAAACCAAGACGCGCCAGTGGAGGCGCGTGTTCAAGACCTTCTCTCTCGAATGACTTTGGCGGAGAAGATCGGTCAGATGACTCAGATCGAACGCGCCGTAACTACTCATACCGTCATCACAAATTCCTTCATCG GTAGTGTACTGAACGGGGGAGGAAGCTGGCCGTTCGAGGACGCTAGGCCATCGGACTGGGCTGATATGATCGACGGTTACCAAAACGCAGCGTTGGCATCACGTTTGGGAATACCGATAATATACGGCATCGATGCCGTCCACGGCAACAACAACGTTTACGGAGCCACCATCTTCCCCCACAACATTGGCCTAGGAGCCACCAG AGACGCAGATTTGATCAGAAGAATTGGGGCTGCAACAGCACTAGAAGTAAGAGCCATGGGTGCTCACTGGGCGTTTGCTCCTTGCGTAGcc GCTATGAGAGATCCAAGATGGGGGAGATCCTATGAGTCTTACAGTGAAGATGCTGACACTATATGTGATCTGACAACGCTTGTCTCGGGCCTTCAAGGCGAGCCACCTAAAGAACACCCTAATGGTTACCCTTTTCTTGCGGGAAG AAACAATGTGGTTGCTTGTGCAAAACACTTCGTTGGAGATGGTGGTACCGAAAATGGCACAAACGAGGGGAACACTATCGTGTCATTCGAAGAATTGGAGAGAGTGCATCTACCTCCGTATCTAAACTGTCTTGCTCAGGGAGTTTCAACTGTTATGGCATCTTACTCCAGCTGGAATGAAAGTAAACTCCACTCTGACTATTTCCTCTTGACAGAGCTTCTCAAACAGAAACTAGGTTTCAAG GGATTTGTCATTTCAGACTGGGAAGCTTTGGACCGGCTTAGCGAGCCATTTGGTTCAAATTACCGCCACTGCGTCAAGATCTCAATTAATGCTGGAATAGACATG GTGATGGTGCCTTTCAAGTACGAACAGTTCATACATGACCTAACAGATCTGGTGCAGTCAGGGGAAGTTTCCATGGCTCGGATTGATGATGCTGTTGAAAGAATACTCAGAGTGAAGTTTGTAGCTGGTCTTTTCGAACATCCTCTCACGGACCGATCTTTATTGGGTACTGTTGGCTGCAAG GAACATAGAAAATTGGGCCGTGAAGCCGTTAGAAAGTCTTTAGTTCTCCTAAAGAACGGCAAACATGTTGATAAACCGTTTCTGCCATTAGATCGCAATGCCAAAAGAATTTTAGTCACTGGAACACATGCAGACGATCTTGGCTACCAGTGCGGGGGATGGACAAAGGCACATTCTGGTCTAAGCGGAAGGATAACGATTG GCACAACGCTTTTGGATGCCATCAAAGCAATAGTTGGAGACCAAACAGATGTAATATATGAGAAAAATCCTTCGGAGGAATCTTTAGCCTCGAGCGAAGCCTTCTCTTATGCAATTGTTGCGGTTGGGGAATCGCCATATGCAGAGACTATGGGGGATAATTCAGAACTCACAATACCTTTCAACGGGAGTGATATTGTAACTACAGTTGCAGAGAGAGTCCCAACTCTAATGATCTTGTTCTCAGGACGGCCTATGGTTCTTGAGCCGACGGTTCTTGGAAAGACGGAGGCTGTAGTCTCTGCTTGGCTTCCTGGAAGCGAAGGGCAAGGAATGGCTGATGTCATATTTGGAGATTATGACTTTGAGGGAAAGTTACCAGTGAGCTGGTTCAAACGCGTTGAACAGTTGCCCGTAAACGCTGATTCTGATTTGTATGACCCGTTGTTCCCTCTTGGTTTCGGTCTCATTTCCAGCGGTAATTCAAACCATCTTTAA